The genome window AATTTGAATGCGACACCCAGGAATCCAAAAGTTCTTACTATGAAGGTATGTCTTCAACATTGTGATTTTGTTGATTGAAATGCATTGGCTTATATTCTATTGGACTGAAATAGGACACAGGGACGTAATCTTAAGATGGAACTTTTGTTCTATCTTattctaatgtgcaaatttttgCCAAAccgtttttgtagtttttcattgacatttttaaatttttatttgacggTGGTTTGGTAGGTTTTATTATTTGTCAGTAATCTTGATAATAAGCCTTAAAACTGCATATCTATATAGGTTATACAGttcatttttatagtttttatttttctgcaaaaattacGAGATAAGTCTGtctattattttgatgtaaagtTTAATTTGAAATAAGCAGAAAATTGGCTGTTATGAGCTGAACCGCTTAGAAGCTAGACAGAACTACTTTTATAGCTAGAAGAACATAGCGAGTGCGATTGTATTTAATAATACGACTAAAGTTACGTTTTCCTCAGATTGTACAAATCatagttcaaatagggataaatcctttttaataaacagtgtaaacaatgacaaaaaagaATGCCGGACATTTGCGAATGACGGTGTCACTGAATGTGTGACCGaaatttctggatttttttttgtcatttttttcactgtttattaaaaggatttattcttttttgaactGGTATTTGTAAGACCTGAGGATAacgtaattttctttttttttaatccaaagcTTTGCAGCTACCCCAAAAAATTATCTTCAACTTATGAGGCATATTCTATTAGTTATTCCTATTTTAGTTACAATAATTCATTGTATTTGGTATAATATTTACTATCCTTCACTTATTGCTTGATTTACCCCTTGGTATACTTTTTgatcgttttaggtttcattttccttcttttgttacattagaataaataattttgaaagatAATGTTAGTATTACCTCGAGGGAGAGAAGAGGGatcgaaaataaaattagctgttaaaacattttgaaatatatacgttttttttttaaactttgtaaacttttaaaacatatagaaaggtgttttattcgtttttttttaactctataGACTTATAAATTTTAGGTCACTTTTCACCACACGTGTCTGGACTACACATACAGGGAAGTAAGTCACCAATTGTTTCGAAGAATCCATCTTTGAGTGGTTTCTCAGATGCACGTGAATCAGAATCTGAAGGAAAAAGTTTAGATCAGAAAACTGGTTTGAAAGATTGCCCGCAAAGTGAAAAGTATAAACAACTGGAAAGATACCAAAGaagttataaaaagaaaaaaacatataaatgtGAGGTATTTGACAAGATATTTTCTCATGCATATAATTTTAACATCCATCAAAGAGTGCATACGAGTGAGAAACCGTTTAATTGTGATGTTTTGGACCAAACCTTTTCTCTAGCAGCACACTTGAGCACCCCTCAAAGAACGCATACGGGTGAGAAACTGTTTAAATGTGATGTGTGTGACAAGACCTTTTCTCGGGCATATACTTTTAACAATCACCTAAGAGTGCATACAGGTGAGAAGCCTTTTCAATGCGATTCATGTAAAAAATGCTTTTCTGAACGGGGTTCTTTGAACAGGCACCAAAGAGTCCATACCGGTGAGAAACCCTTTAAATGCGATGTATGTGACAAGACGTTTTCTCAACTTGCAAGTTTGAACACACATCAAAGAGTTCATACCGGTGACAAACCGTTTAAATGCGATGTATGTAAAAAACGCTTTTCTGAACAGGGCAATTTGAACCAACACCAAAGAGTGCATTcaggtgagaaaccgtttaaatgcGATGTATGTGACAAGACGTTTTCTCGCGCTGCAATTTTGAACACACATCAAAGAATTCATAcgggtgagaaaccgtttaaatgtgaagtATGTGACAAAATGTTTTCTCACGCTACAAACTTGAAAATACACCAAAGAATTCATAcaggtgagaaaccgtttaagtGTGTTGTTTGTGACAAAGCTTTTTCTCACGCGCATGTTTTGAACATTCACCAAAGAGTGCATAAAGGTTAAAAATCGTTCAAATGTGATCTATGTGACAAGACCTTTTCTCATGCAAATAATTTGAACACCCATCAAAGAATGCATAAgggtgagaaaccgtttaagtGTGATGTTTGTGACAAAGCTTTTTCTCACGCGCATGTTTTGAACATTCACCAAAGAGTGCATAAAGGTTAAAAACGGTTTAAATGTGATCTATGCGACAAGACCTTTTCTCACGCAAATAATCTGAACACCCATCAAAGAATGCATAAgggtgagaaaccgtttaagtGTGATGTTTGTGACAAAGCTTTTTCTCACGCGCATGTTTTGAACATTCACCAAAGAGTGCATAAAGGTTAAAAGCTGTTTAAATGTGATCTGTGTGACAAGACCTTTTCTCACGCAAATAATTTGAACACCCATCAAAGAATGCATAAGGGTGAGAAATCGTTTAAGTGTGGTTTTTGTGTCCAAACCTTTTATTCAGCAGGAAGTTTGAACAAACACCAAAGAATGCATACGGgtgaaaaactgtttaaatgCGATGTGTGTCACAAGATGTTTTCTCATGCTACAATCTTGAAGATGCATCAAATAATTCATACGGGTGTGAAATCGTTTAAGTGTGATGCCTGGGACAAAACGTTTTCTCAAGCGTTTAAGCGTTTTCTCAAAGTTAAAGTTTGGCTAGGTTAGATTAAGTTGGGTTAGGTTTTATgcagttttatgcaaggtttgatggtgacaggttaggtttGGTTAGGTTTTTAAACCGTTCCTGAGATTtataacctaatttaacctaacccaacTTAATCTAACCTAGCCCAACTTAAACTTTTATcatcaaagcttgcataagaGTAAAAACACTGAATCGGAAAGTTAAtagaatccaagcagagaaaatggaattttggacACTCACCAGTGGATGCTGACATTAActagatttcggacattcacgttATTATTTATTCCATTCATCGTTCATTGAGTGAAAAGTATGGTTTTTCTTCGACTTTTATTGGGGAATGATGAATCTCTCTTAGGAATAGGAACATTCCCGTTTTTCAACAGATTTTCATTGcatttttcaatctaaaaactTGAAcctaatattgaaaatttagtTTCACATGCATTCTTTTGGTGTTTGTTCAAACTTCCTGCTGAAGAAAAGGTTTTATGCAAGTTTATGCAactttgcagtttttttttctctgacaaaaacaggtgaaaaactgtttaaatgtGATATATGTGACAAGATGTTTTCTCATACTACAAACTTGaagatacatcaaagaattcatAGGGGTGAGAACCGTTCAAGTGTGATGGTTGGGACAAAATGTTTTCTCAAGCGCCTATATTAAACATGCACCTGCATACAGGTGACAAACTGTTTAAATGTGATCTACGTGACAAGACCTTTTCCATGCATATAATTTGAACACTCATCGAAGAATGCATATGGGTGTGAAACCGCTTAAATGTGATGTGACCAGACGTTTCTCTGTCACAAAATTTGAACTCGCATAAAAGAATGCATACGGTTGAAAAACCGTTTAAGTGTGATGTTTTCTAGAAGTGTTTTTTGCAACTTTTCAGTTTGATTACTCATCAAAGACTGCATACCGTTGATAAACCATTTAAATATAATGTATATGACAAGACCTTTTCTCACGCTGCAAATTGAAAACGTATAAAATAAGGCATATGGTTGAAAAACTGGTTAACTGTAATGTTTGTGACAAAACCTTTTCTCAGCACCAAAGAATGATTAAAGATGATAATTCATTTAAATGTGAAGTATGTAAAATATGCTTTCCCTAACTGGGCAGTTTGAACTGGCACCAAAGAGTGTATACAGGTGAGTAGCCAATTAAATGCTTTATGTGTGTGAAAAGTGTTTTTTGGAAGCTTGCAGTTTTAACACACATTAATGACTGCATACAGGTGAAAAGCCTGTCATATGTGATGTGTGTAGAAATACTTCTCTGATTTTAGCTACTTTCACAGGAAGCAGAAAGTACATTGAGGAGCGTAGGAAAATTATTGTATCATAAGCTGTAGCCTCATTTGTTTGTTGCTATTATTCTCGCaatcttttttcttatgtttagtTCGTTGTTGTATGTTGTAGTTTGTTGTATGTTTAGTTCGTAGTTTTTTCGTACGTTGCATGTTTTTTCGTATTGTTGTCACAACGAATTAATAATACATCAAATTAGAttcttttcagtgttttttcatatctttagtttcttttgcaattttagTCGCCGaaactaatatagacattaccccccgACTATTATAGACATTACCACCAACCAATATAGACATAACCCCGACTAAtacgactaatatagacattacctcTGGCTAATTAAGATACCCCCGACTAATATGGACATTACCCCCATCTAATATAGACATCCCCCCGACTAATATAGGcattacccccgactaataCTCCCCCGACAAACCAGTTCATATCCTCtcagtttctaaaaaaaatacacaaaatagaaattaatacTTAATGTTCCTGAATTTTCCTTGCATTATGGCTCAAAAGGAAGAATTTATTCACTCTTTCAGTTAACTATGGCTAAGTTTTACAAAGATGGAACACTTtctaaaaaaacacataaaaaaatactaaatgttCTGATTActgaagaaaagaaagacttttctaatacatcaatttttttccttcaattgTTTTTCGTATATTTCGTCTCTTTTAGCAATTTCATCATCATCTTGTGAACAGTAGTGAttaatatttgcttgattttaacAAATATGATGCATATAAGAAATCCTTGTATACATCAAGGCTTTTAAATGAGCTCCTAAGAGTTTATACTGATAAGAAACTGTTCAAAAGATGATTTATGTAAGAAGTGCTTGCATTTCCTTGGGTACATGCATAAACCCTAAAGAGTGCATACATGTGACACACCAATTAAATGTGATTTGTACAAAtgagtattttcattttaagtggGCCCTGAATTAGCATCTAAATACCTATTCTAGAAAAAGCCCCTAGTTTATAGACTACACTAAGGCCTTTGGCCTTTTTAAGGCCATTTTAAGTGGGATCTGAATTAGCATTTAAATAcctattccagaaaaagcccttAGTTTATAGACTACACTAAGGCCTTTGGCCTTTTTAAGGCCATTTTAAGTGGGCTCTGAATTATCATTTAAATAcctattccagaaaaagcccttAGTTTATAGACTACACTAAGGCCTTTGGCCTTTTTAAGGCCATTTTAAGTGGGCTCTGAATTAGCATCTAAATACCTATTCTAGAAAAAAACCTTAGTTTATAGACTATACTAAGACCTTTGGAACAatagtgattaaaaaaaaaaaagaaacttgatGAAGAATTAAAG of Artemia franciscana chromosome 3, ASM3288406v1, whole genome shotgun sequence contains these proteins:
- the LOC136024988 gene encoding zinc finger protein 227-like yields the protein MIRMETWSIPLRLDSIHALRKGSFMDLPQTPKMTDPFMVSEDSFIKNEVEDVLPVDSEKLFHFPNHLLSPKREDVQLINLPSISGPCKFECDTQESKSSYYEGHFSPHVSGLHIQGSKSPIVSKNPSLSGFSDARESESEGKSLDQKTGLKDCPQSEKYKQLERYQRSYKKKKTYKCEVFDKIFSHAYNFNIHQRVHTSEKPFNCDVLDQTFSLAAHLSTPQRTHTGEKLFKCDVCDKTFSRAYTFNNHLRVHTGEKPFQCDSCKKCFSERGSLNRHQRVHTGEKPFKCDVCDKTFSQLASLNTHQRVHTGDKPFKCDVCKKRFSEQGNLNQHQRVHSGEKPFKCDVCDKTFSRAAILNTHQRIHTGEKPFKCEVCDKMFSHATNLKIHQRIHTGEKPFKCVVCDKAFSHAHVLNIHQRVHKG